A genomic window from Silene latifolia isolate original U9 population chromosome Y, ASM4854445v1, whole genome shotgun sequence includes:
- the LOC141632380 gene encoding uncharacterized protein LOC141632380, whose amino-acid sequence MHPTSVFDRISPPAEKCRPSIFTRLGRPSASTKHISVFTRLGNQGESKVKVSTLSLRTNKKGAIHERLGGPSKTVFSRLGAPKKNSGEGRPLLTSTTPNEEKHEPLKARRRVLVLTGQSKNIEPIPSSSRPSGVKKPGDLEVTTSSYHITVEEIPGENEEVEADEAPETLEDGDPRPIYVSALLNKEEEEVYYKLLVEYKDVFAWSYSEMPGLSPKIAVHRLAIKKGTNPKKQPQRRFRPELVPEIEKEVNKLIEAGFIREVKYSTWIANIVPVRKKNGQLHICVDFRDLNDACPKDDFPLPVTELMIDATTGYEALSFMDCTAGFVVRHRGIEIDQTKIKAINEMPEPKTLKELRGLQGRLAYIRSIKKYLASAPVLGAPIPGRPLVLYIAAQERSLGAMCAQKIEDRKERALYYLSCTLVGAELNYAPIEKICLALVFAIQKLRQYMQAHTIHVVSKADPIKYILLRPVLSGRLAKWAMLLKQYDLVFVPQKAVKGQAIADFFADHPVPAEWEISDDLPGEEIFYVDVLPPWQMYFDGAARQDGAGAGVVFVTPQNHIMPYAFTLTQLCTNNMAEYQALILGLQMAIEIGVRDMDIYGDSKLVVNQVLGEYEVKKEDLIPYHQRALQLLNQLDDIHVGHVPRSANKLADTLANLAATLALGAEESMQVPVCNRWAVSLLEGEENVDTTNMICVYTAEEDDWRQPIIDFLDHQKLPDDPRHKVEIRRRAPKFIHYKGTLYRRSFSGQWLRCLSKDEAVEAMHEAHSGICGAHQSGPKLHDRVKRMRYYWPTMEGLTEDENDKLRLAELEALDEKRLEAQKKLQFYQARLSRAFNKKEVYTNGAYKIVDEDGVRVGPINGKFLKRYYS is encoded by the exons ATGCATCCAACTTCAGTCTTCGATCGAATAAGTCCACCTGCAGAGAAGTGCCGTCCTTCTATATTTACAAGGCTAGGGAGACCAAGTGCTTCAACCAAACACATTTCTGTCTTTACCAGGCTTGGCAATCAAGGAGAAAGTAAAGTCAAAGTATCAACACTTTCGTTGCGCACAAACAAGAAGGGTGCAATACATGAACGCTTGGGCGGTCCATCAAAGACAGTCTTCAGTCGACTAGGGGCTCCCAAGAAGAATAGCGGTGAGGGTCGTCCTCTCTTAACTTCTACAACACCAAATGAAGAAAAA CATGAGCCACTCAAAGCAAGGAGGCGCGTACTAGTTCTCACAGGCCAGTCAAAAAATATTGAGCCTATTCCTTCATCTTCACGTCCTTCTGGTGTAAAGAAGCCAGGAGATTTAGAAGTTACAACGTCGTCATATCACATCACAGTAGAAGAGATACCTGGCGAGAATGAAGAAGTTGAGGCCGATGAGGCCCCTGAAACACTTGAAGACGGGG ATCCTCGCCCCATTTATGTCAGTGCTCTGCTgaataaggaagaagaagaggtgtactACAAGTTGTTGGTCGAATACAAGGATGTCTTCGCTTGGAGCTATAGCGAGATGCCTGGACTCAGCCCAAAAATTGCAGTTCATCGTCTAGCAATCAAGAAAGGCACCAATCCCAAAAAGCAACCTCAACGTCGTTTCAGGCCGGAGCTTGTACCTGAAATTGAAAAGGAAGTCAATAAACTCATTGAAGCAGGTTTCATTCGAGAAGTCAAATATTCTACCTGGATAGCAAACATTGTCCCAGTCAGAAAGAAGAATGGACAACTGCACATATGTGTCGACTTTAGAGACCTTAATGATGCATGcccgaaggatgacttccctttgccagttACAGAGTTGATGATTGACGCAACCACTGGTTATGAAGCCCTATCATTCATGGATTGTACTGctg GTTTTGTGGTCAGGCatagaggcattgaaattgaccaaacaaaaatcaaagctatCAACGAAATGCCGGAACCAAAGACATTGAAAGAGTTGCGCGGATTGCAAGGACGTTTGGCATACATCCGAAG CATCAAGAAGTACTTGGCCAGCGCGCCAGTGCTGGGGGCACCAATTCCAGGAAGACCACTTGTCCTCTACATTGCAGCACAAGAACGCTCATTAGGGGCAATGTGTGCTCAAAAAATTGAAGACCGCAAGGAGAGAGCACTCTACTACCTGAGTTGTACCTTGGTTGGAGCTGAGTTGAATTACGCGCCTATAGAGAAGATATGTCTTGCTTTGGTGTTTGCCATCCAGAAGTTGAGGCAATACATGCAGGCGCATACCATACATGTGGTATCAAAAGCTgatccaatcaagtacatactctTAAGACCAGTCTTGTCTGGAAGACTTGCGAAATGGGCAATGTTGCTTAAGCAGTATGACTTGGTGTTCGTTCCTCAAAAGGCTGTGAAAGGTCAAGCTATCGCCGACTTCTTTGCTGATCATCCAGTGCCAGCAGAGTGGGAAATTTCAGATGACCTCCCAGGAGAAGAAATTTTCTACGTGGACGTTCTACCTCCATGGCAGATGTACTTTGATGGTGCTGCAAGGCAAGATGGAGCTGGAGCTGGAGTTGTGTttgtaactccacaaaatcatatCATGCCATATGCATTTACACTTACTCAGTTGTGCACGAATAATATGGCAGAATACCAAGCTCTTATACTCGGCCTTCAAATGGCGATTGAAATAGGCGTCAGGGATATGGACATCTACGGAGACTCAAAGTTAGTGGTCAACCAAGTCCTTGGTGAATATGAAGTGaaaaaggaagacttgattccCTACCATCAACGAGCATTACAACTGCTGAATCAACTTGACGACATCCATGTTGGCCATGTACcaaggagtgccaataagttggctGACACGCTTGCTAATCTTGCAGCCACTTTGGCACTGGGGGCAGAAGAGTCTATGCAAGTCCCAGTCTGCAACCGCTGGGCAGTATCTTTGCTTGAAGGAGAAGAAAATGTAGACACAACCAACATGATATGCGTCTACACAGCTGAGGAAGATGATTGGCGTCAACCTATCATTGATTTCTTGGACCACCAAAAATTACCTGATGATCCCAGACACAAGGTTGAGATACGTCGACGTGCTCCAAAGTTTATTCACTATAAAGGGACACTCTACAGACGTTCTTTCTCAGGCCAATGGTTGAGGTGTCTAAGCAAGGATGAAGCTGTTGAAGCAATGCATGAAGCTCACTCTGGAATTTGTGGCGCTCATCAATCTGGGCCTAAACTTCATGATCGCGTAAAGAGAATGAGGTATTACTGGCCAACCATG GAAGGGCTCACAGAAGATGAAAATGACAAATTGCGTTTAGCAGAATTAGAGGCTCTCGATGAAAAAAGATTAGAAGCTCAAAAAAAACTCCAGTTCTATCAAGCAAGGTTGTCACgcgcatttaacaaaaag GAGGTCTACACGAATGGTGCTTACAAAATTGTGGATGAAGATGGCGTTCGTGTAGGCCCAATCAATGGGAAATTTCTGAAACGTTACTATTCTTAA